A stretch of Ligilactobacillus faecis DNA encodes these proteins:
- a CDS encoding PH domain-containing protein, whose protein sequence is MQVRRQSRKYFLVRYARFFAYNGFVYFGLLVAVCVVPNWWNILLFIAYDLALLVIFLSYFTNTYQLTETTLRLQTGTFFLTTFELQKADLAQTVSNFRIEQNIFQKLCGTKGLQLYLKSSTSEDALELYALSPAALAELSTFLAAYQIRSSKEEPNLKEIPLAQTKLSTLLKTGLFSTRYLVYLVFILQLGTNFPKLQAFLVSWWVWLLLLGGAVLWHLSIQYLNFAKFKLFETETTFNIQNRLLLTEDNVIQKRL, encoded by the coding sequence ATGCAAGTTAGACGCCAATCACGCAAATATTTTCTAGTCCGCTATGCTCGTTTTTTTGCCTATAACGGTTTTGTCTATTTTGGGCTGTTAGTAGCAGTCTGTGTCGTGCCGAACTGGTGGAATATTCTTTTGTTTATTGCCTATGATCTTGCACTTTTAGTGATCTTTTTGAGTTATTTTACCAATACTTATCAATTAACTGAAACAACGTTGCGCTTACAGACGGGAACATTTTTCTTAACGACGTTTGAATTACAAAAAGCTGATCTAGCACAAACAGTCTCGAATTTTCGTATCGAACAAAATATTTTTCAAAAGCTTTGTGGGACTAAAGGCTTACAACTCTATTTAAAGAGTAGTACTTCAGAAGATGCCTTAGAGCTCTATGCTTTGAGTCCAGCAGCTTTAGCCGAATTGAGCACTTTTTTAGCTGCTTATCAAATCCGCTCCAGCAAAGAAGAGCCGAACTTAAAAGAGATCCCCTTAGCACAAACGAAACTTAGCACGCTTTTGAAAACAGGCCTCTTTTCGACGCGCTATCTAGTTTATTTAGTTTTTATTTTGCAACTTGGAACTAATTTTCCTAAATTACAAGCATTTTTAGTTTCGTGGTGGGTATGGCTCTTATTGTTAGGTGGGGCTGTTTTATGGCATCTTAGTATCCAATATCTAAATTTTGCTAAATTTAAGCTTTTTGAAACAGAAACGACTTTCAATATTCAAAATCGGTTGCTTTTGACCGAAGATAACGTGATCCAAAAAAGGCTCTAG
- a CDS encoding PH domain-containing protein translates to MKTYRVSKRYLGYRVALASSLYPLVVLITYLLLQEFKYMQYFPLVVSGCLFCLCCDLGQAFFYWRYATLTFSAEKVTVTKGKLFYSHAQIPLEKLFLLSESTNLYLALFALKKVNLQTVAQTLTFAGLDQEVKLDLRKLGE, encoded by the coding sequence ATGAAAACGTACCGTGTTTCTAAAAGGTATTTGGGTTACCGCGTTGCGCTAGCTAGTAGTCTTTATCCGCTTGTAGTGCTCATTACTTATCTGTTATTGCAAGAATTTAAATATATGCAGTATTTTCCTTTAGTGGTCAGTGGGTGTCTTTTTTGTCTATGTTGTGATCTAGGGCAAGCTTTCTTTTATTGGCGGTATGCAACGTTGACTTTTAGCGCGGAGAAAGTCACCGTGACTAAAGGGAAATTATTTTATTCACATGCCCAGATCCCACTTGAAAAGCTCTTTCTTCTATCTGAAAGTACTAACCTTTATTTAGCTTTATTTGCGCTTAAAAAAGTAAATCTGCAAACGGTAGCTCAAACGCTGACTTTTGCTGGGCTTGACCAAGAAGTAAAGCTTGATCTCCGAAAGTTAGGTGAGTGA
- a CDS encoding LacI family DNA-binding transcriptional regulator: MTSIRQIAKLAGYAPSTVSRYLNGSGYVSKKATAKIQAVIKQVDYMPSQIARDLSQGSTKRIGVVIPHTKHPYFIEIIRGLLEASKSSNYQLLFLPSDYDLTLEHAYLEQLHAKTFDALIFTSRTVSLNTIASYTKYGNIVCLEPVTSKKISAVYLERTVGYTDLFTWLKTKHCQKYALLFSRNEDQSSTFLETLATFNDILGPVTYQTFGQVGTYADGQKLFQTLSQANFDCIVANSDELAVGLYQAYTQAQKQPPVIVSQSKQLVGQFFTIPTIDDHAFLLGKKAFESALGPAGTNLSLATTFIDRTKKELP; encoded by the coding sequence ATGACATCGATCAGACAGATCGCCAAACTAGCAGGCTACGCGCCCTCGACTGTATCACGTTATCTCAACGGTTCCGGCTATGTTTCTAAAAAAGCCACCGCTAAGATCCAAGCTGTGATCAAACAAGTTGATTATATGCCAAGCCAGATCGCCCGTGATCTGAGCCAAGGTTCGACTAAACGGATCGGCGTTGTGATCCCCCACACAAAACACCCATATTTTATCGAGATCATCCGGGGTTTACTTGAAGCTTCTAAAAGCAGTAATTATCAGTTGCTCTTTTTACCGTCAGATTATGATCTGACACTAGAGCATGCCTATCTCGAACAACTCCACGCTAAAACATTTGATGCCTTGATCTTTACTTCGCGAACGGTCTCTTTAAACACGATCGCTTCTTATACTAAATACGGTAACATCGTCTGTTTAGAGCCGGTCACTTCTAAAAAGATCTCAGCAGTTTATTTAGAACGCACGGTCGGATACACTGACCTTTTTACCTGGCTTAAAACTAAGCACTGTCAGAAGTACGCTTTGCTCTTTTCGCGCAATGAAGATCAAAGCTCAACGTTTCTCGAGACGCTGGCGACCTTCAATGACATCCTAGGTCCAGTCACTTACCAAACTTTTGGCCAAGTAGGAACTTACGCAGACGGACAAAAACTCTTTCAAACTTTGAGTCAGGCCAATTTTGATTGCATCGTTGCTAATAGCGACGAACTAGCAGTCGGACTCTATCAAGCTTATACACAAGCGCAAAAACAGCCACCTGTGATCGTCAGTCAATCAAAACAACTCGTCGGACAATTTTTTACCATCCCTACGATCGACGATCACGCTTTCTTGTTGGGGAAAAAAGCTTTCGAGAGTGCCTTAGGTCCAGCGGGAACAAATCTCTCCTTAGCTACAACTTTTATCGACCGTACTAAAAAAGAGCTGCCATAA
- a CDS encoding LysR family transcriptional regulator: METRVLNYFLMVAKLGNVTRAAENLHITQPTLSRQIADLEAELGVKLFDRTKRHLTLTKAGTIFQQRAMMILDLIDQTEVELSQEQDELTGTIHLGCVESNASSFMMKLVTQFQEKFPNVHFDIYTGNGDILKERLDQGLLEVALLIEPIETAKYNYLVLPTKDTWGVLMRSADPLAKKGALTREALYKLPLIIPHRNLVRDELTDILKIAPSKLNTLVESNLSSNALQLVKYGHYYLLGIKGVYELHNDPEITFLPFSPLKQTGHVLAWRKNALLSPVTQKFIQFVTDASNI, from the coding sequence ATGGAGACACGTGTACTTAACTACTTTCTCATGGTCGCTAAACTAGGCAATGTCACGCGCGCAGCGGAAAATCTGCATATCACCCAACCAACACTTTCCCGTCAGATCGCTGATCTAGAGGCAGAGCTCGGCGTAAAACTCTTTGACCGCACTAAGCGCCATTTAACGCTAACTAAAGCTGGGACTATCTTTCAGCAACGGGCGATGATGATCCTAGATCTGATCGACCAAACAGAAGTCGAACTCAGCCAAGAACAAGATGAATTGACAGGAACGATCCATCTTGGTTGTGTTGAAAGTAATGCTTCGAGTTTTATGATGAAACTCGTCACGCAATTTCAAGAAAAATTTCCAAACGTCCACTTCGATATCTATACTGGCAACGGCGATATTTTAAAAGAACGGCTCGATCAAGGGCTTTTGGAGGTCGCCTTGTTGATCGAGCCGATCGAAACAGCTAAGTATAATTATTTAGTTTTACCAACTAAAGATACTTGGGGCGTACTCATGCGTAGCGCTGATCCTTTAGCTAAAAAAGGCGCTTTAACGCGAGAAGCTTTGTATAAATTACCTTTGATCATCCCCCACCGCAATCTCGTCCGCGACGAATTGACTGATATTTTGAAGATCGCACCTTCGAAACTCAATACTTTAGTCGAATCAAATCTTTCTAGCAACGCATTGCAACTTGTCAAATACGGACACTACTATCTTTTAGGGATCAAAGGTGTGTATGAACTGCATAACGATCCAGAGATCACCTTTTTACCTTTTTCACCTTTAAAACAAACAGGCCATGTCTTAGCTTGGCGGAAAAATGCACTGCTTTCACCAGTCACGCAAAAATTCATCCAATTTGTCACTGATGCAAGCAATATCTAA